CAATAATAATGATGAGGTATTAATTCCAAAACCGTTTTATGTTTCTTATCCTCATATGGTAAGACTTTCCGGCGGTGTTCCAATTTTTATCGAAACAAAAAGAAGTAATAATTTTAATCCCACAAAAGAAGAAATTGAAAAAAATATTTCGTCCAAAACTAAAGCAATAATTATTTGCAACCCCAATAATCCAACAGGTTCAATTTTTACTAAAAATGAATTATTGGATATTTTAAATCTCGCAATGGAAAAAAATATTTTTGTAATTGCAGATGAGATTTATGAAAAATTAATATACAATGATGCTGAATTTATTAGCGTTGCATCACTTGGAGCAAAATATAAAAACCATATTATTATAATTAACGGAGTTTCTAAAACTTACGCAATGACCGGCTGGAGAATTGGTTACGCTCTTGCTCCAAAACAAATTGTAAACGGAATGAATAAATTCCAAAGCCATAGTACATCAAATGCTTGCACTATTTCACAATATGCTGCATTAACTGCCTTAACTTATTCTCAAGTTACAGTTGAGGAACAAAGAAAAATTTTTGAGAAACGAAGAAATTTTATTTGTTCAACTTTATCTGAAATGGAAATTATTTCATTTGTAGAACCTTCCGGCGCATTTTATTGTTTTATTGATATTTCAAACTTGATAGAAAAATATACTTCAATAGATAATTCTAAAGATTTCTGTCTGAAACTTTTACATGAAGCAAATGTTGCAACTGTTCCGGGAATCGAATTTGGTTTGGAAAATTATATCAGAATATCTTATGCAAAATCTATGGATGAATTAAAAGAAGCGTTTGTAAGAATTAAAAAATTTATTCAGAATCTGAATTAAGTTTATTTTTAAGTTCATCATAAACCGAATCAATTTCCATTTGCGAGCCAGTCCACAATTCAAAAGATTTTGCACCTTGAATCACAAACATTTTTAATCCATCTAAAATAGTTGCGTTTTGAGATTCAGCAATTTGAAGAAATTTAGTTTTAATAGGATTATAAATTAAATCGAAAATAATTTGT
The nucleotide sequence above comes from Ignavibacteriota bacterium. Encoded proteins:
- a CDS encoding pyridoxal phosphate-dependent aminotransferase, with protein sequence MISSRIDNITFSGTMEIAARTIELKSKGIDVIDLCVGEPDLPTPEHIKKAAFEAISANKTKYTLNTGIKELRTAIAGKYLKEYNAEYFPEEIIVSNGAKQSVFNVLQTIINNNDEVLIPKPFYVSYPHMVRLSGGVPIFIETKRSNNFNPTKEEIEKNISSKTKAIIICNPNNPTGSIFTKNELLDILNLAMEKNIFVIADEIYEKLIYNDAEFISVASLGAKYKNHIIIINGVSKTYAMTGWRIGYALAPKQIVNGMNKFQSHSTSNACTISQYAALTALTYSQVTVEEQRKIFEKRRNFICSTLSEMEIISFVEPSGAFYCFIDISNLIEKYTSIDNSKDFCLKLLHEANVATVPGIEFGLENYIRISYAKSMDELKEAFVRIKKFIQNLN